CCGCAATTCAAATTATCTTTCGTATACATGTAGTTTCATATAGTAACTACAGAGCTCCTTGAAGCAAACTCTTTTAAAGAGATCATCTTCAAGAATCAAACCTGTAAATCTAAACTGTAAGCATCTCTGTATAGCAAACCTTCTGACATGATGCATTTTCTCTGTGTTCTTCTGCATTTTCTTCCTGCTGTAcccacttttgttttaaaaacaaatgcacagCCACTTTCACTACTTATTCGTGTATGAACACAAAGCTGCCAAACAGAAATCAGGCATGCGTACCCAAGAATGATGCAGTAAAAATGTCAAATCTTCTAAATACATGggaaattaaatttctttactgtaaatacacaaTGATGTAATAAACCGGagaccatttttttttatatttgcattatTGAGTCATTCCACATACGTGCTACGACCCTTAAAAGTCCTACCCCTAGCTGAAGACCTCTGTTCTAATGCCATTAAATCCACTGCTGAGGATATAAAGACAGTAACTTCCCTAAGGCCCTGGGTACCTGGAGCTTGAGATAGAGTTTCATATCACCCCATCGAGTGTTGTGAGGGTTCTTTTTCAGCACATATCTCAGCACCGGCTCTCGCTTGTCCAGGTCACAGTCTTTCAGGAGGAATTCCTCCTTGGCTTCTGTGCGGGTTATTAGCCTGTGCTTGGTTTCACTGTCCCTGAAACGACACAAACACCAAAGACTAAAGAGGAGGAACAAAAGGCAAAACATCCGTCCAACCTACTAATACCCAGTTTGTGACTGGGCTCCACCGATTTACTCAAGGCATTGGGAAgtaaatttctttttcaaaatcctGACTACATCAGTGGGGAGAATTGCTTCTAGTGAAACACCCTGATCAACACCCTGAACCAAGGATCACAATTCATAACCCCAGAGAGCCACTGGGCTGGTTACAAAACAGAATGTGTGGCTAATTTTAACATCTTAAATAACAGCATCTCCTGCAACATACCATCAAGAATAAGGTCATCTACTGATCCCCCAGCACCACTTTAAGCAGCAGTCATGCATTCTTTATATCACCCGCTACACACTTTCTGAACCCAAGTTTGTTTTACGAGAATCTCAGATCTTCAGAATACAGATTGGCATTCcacaatccatccattttctaactgctttattcaatacagggtcacaggggagccaaagCCCCAGCACCGCCAGTCTgcactgctaaccactgtgtcatgTTCAATAATAGAacagaaaattacaaaatgctGTTAATGGTTGCATTAATAGCCCATCCAAGAAAACTGAGCAAGTATGACTCAGCCTGGATCCTCAAAAGCCAGGTCTAAAGGTTTGTACCTGCAGTTGTCACACACGGACAAGTCAAAGGTGTTGCTGAGGTAGGAGTCCATGAAAGCTTTATTGCATTCTTCACACAACAGGTAGTCAAACTCAACCACTGgtcctaaaaaacaaaatgagaaatggCAGATGTGAAGATTTCTTTTAATCCACCTCACTTATGGAAGAACGTTTAATAGAAAATCTAACCAGAATTCATATTTCAGACACATGTGCATTAAATAACTGCTGTCCTCTAATGAACTGATATAACCTCTGCTCTGACAAGGATGtctccagttaaaaaaaaatcacataattACTATCCATACTATCAGGGTGACACAACGCAATCTACTCATAACTTCAAGCATGGCTGAAATAATCAATAGCCAGTATATTGATTGCCTGGATTGTGTTTGTTGCACTCTGTCTGAATGCCAATGAAGCTGCATCTGAATGTATGTCCTTCACAGGAGATAGTCCCGAGAATGAGCTGGCTCAGCTGTACCTGGTTTGTGAACCACTTTCTCCACTTTTTgctcttcttcctcttcctcaaTGAAGAATCCTCCTCCAGAGTCAATGGTTTTGGAGATCTTTGCACAGGTTCCACCTGCATGATAAAGCAAAAAGAACCttttgcgttttttttttaatttaatggagTTTTGTAACGAAGGCCAATTCTATCATCCTCAGCTGTCTGGGACTGTAATTACGTGACTTCATTTCATCACTTAAAcatcatactgtactttaatttggcttaacccatttgcctgagggctgacctcctggccataggatgaCGAGGCTTTATCACCGAtgcagagagaggagtgaccaaggggcagctgcagaggtgaagACAGAGTGGAGGGGGATGTAAACGATGAATGCAAGGGACAGGAGGAgatattttaactttaaatactCAATAAACCATTTACACGCCTAATTGTTGGCTGTTTTCATTCCTAGTGAAGTATTTCTTATAATCCTTAAGCGGAATAgccagttgtgtgttttttttccccactcagCTCACAGCTATGATCCCCATGTCCACAGAGGAGATTAACAAAACACAGGCAGACTCTTCTGTCCTGTCTATCTTTGAGATGCTTGTCTTTTAACATGCCTTAGGCACCAAAACCTCTTATCAGCGTTCAGCGCCGCTCAGAGGAGAGGCGAGTCCTTCATCAACAGCACCACAATCCAGGAAGCTCTGGGGAAGCTGTAATGGTCACTTGTTGTTgctgagagctgagagagagccgGCAGTCCAATCCCACCCTACCCTTGGTGATGCTCAGCCAACTGTGTGCCACTGCTTTGGGAATCCCAGTGACAATCAGCCATCAGTTATCAGTCATTGAACTCAACCTTTACTGGTTGATCCATTCAGGAGGCCCTCTTCTGTAATCTTCGAGTCCCCTGAAGCCCCTGATTAGGCTGAAGCACATACCATATGTTTATAACAAGAAAGGTTGAACTGCATTCCTTTGCAGATCAAACTAATTTCTAATTTTATTTGTGGTACACCCAATGAATAACAGATTTAATACTAGCTACTGTACTACACCAAAACATCAGTTCGCATTACCAACCTGTATAAATAACTATTACAAGAATCACTACATATCAGTCATATGTTAAACTGGTACACAAAATGTGATGTGTAATTTTGGTTCAAATCTAAACTCCAGTCCTGATTAGCACATTAATAAGACTAAATAAACTGTATGGACAGGAAACATCACATCAATTCTGATTTTAAAGGGATTTTCCTTACCACCCAGGCACAAATTTAGTATTATCAATACcgagaaaaatatttatgtacagAGCAATCTCGTGTTCATTTTAAGCCCTGAGTCTCACATTCGAATTGTGTATACCTCAAAGACAGCACCAACAGAATTGTAGCCATAGTAGCTACAATTTACACAACACTATGTATCAGGTATAATACTTATGGGCATCAAATTCAAAACTGTTGCTTACATCTCCATTGCTATTTATATACCCATGTTTTTAAGTGACATTTTAGAAGAAACTTTTTCTGAAGACCTGTGTTGGGTTTCActttttgctacagtatgtactgccgAAAGttcataattatttatttatagagcacatTTTAACTCACAAGGTTATTTACAGAAgaacacaatgaaaaaaactaaattcaaacaaaaattcttaAATCGAAAGTGTGGTTACTTTCAAACAGAGCAACTAGATTCTAAAAGTCTGGTTTGCTTCTAGATGTAAGAAAACGGATTAAGAACAAGGAAGAGAATATTTGCTAAAGGCTGCATCTCCGGTCTTGAATCTCATTCTTgggattttgaaaagtgttgttctGGCAGACTTCAAGACGCACTGCAGCTCATAGAGTGAAAGCAGCTGCAAAACATATTCTGGCATTTTGATTAACACTGAGTTAAGAGATCAATAAAGGTTTACAATCAATCCTGTTTATCTGGAATATCTGGAATTATGTTTATCTAGAAAACAGACAtataaaggttttattttacaaacatCAGAAACGAAActctggaaaataattattgaCATGATCTGTGTGAGATGTTCTTAAATTATACAAAACTAAATTATCTGTATTTCGTTCATTTGTTTCACGCTGAAGCAGATTCTGGGAACATCAGCCCTTACTAACCTTAAGCTAACATTTCTAATCATTTATGCACCGATTTTAGCATTTAACTACAAAAAAGTCATCAAACCTTTCTCAGAAGAATATGGCCTGCTGGCAATCCTTGCTTGTCTTAACATGAGTGCCCGCTGTCTGTTGCGCTCAATCTTCGCCCTCATAGCTGCTGACAGAGGAGCAGGAGGGGTCTCGGTACTCCGCTCATTGTCTTCACTCTGTTTCTCAACTGCAGGTGCCAGATCTGAGGTAGCAGTAACTGAGTCCATGTTCATAAAACCACCTCTCCCTTGCTTACTTCCCGCAGGTAGCTGGGCGAAAGTAAAAGAATATATCTTCcagttaattaaaaagaatatCTTCGTTGTTGAATCCGCAGGACTGCAAAGAGATCTAACCAAATAAATACGTACTTTTTTCACAATTCTTAACTTTCAGATAAACTACAGTATTCGATCACTTGCCGACATATGATCTTCGTTCGAATATGTGTTATTCAATTAAATATATTGATATTTTTACTTGGTGTATGGATGTACTGATTAAACACAATTTTACTTTGTGTCATGCTTATACAAAAGGTTATCAGTTGCACTTTGAATCACATAAATGTTACGTTTAATTCGATACCATTGTTTTCGATTGAATTCAATGGTCTTTTTCTCTGCATGGCTGGTCATGACACCGGTCTTACGAACAACGAAAATAGACAGCAAACTAACATAAATAACAGTTTCGTATGCGATAACTTCATTCGTTTACAAAAATGTGCCTACCGTTTTGTTAGTCTTAGAttccaaacattaaaaaacgaCGTATGTCGGACACAACCTAAACCTGATCATTTTTATCTTTACTGAAGAGTactttatttcactttttacGTAAGGATCCCTGCGCATGTTGATGACATATACTTTAGAGTCGCTTACGCAATACACTCACTTGCTCCTTATTTGCATCTGTTGTGTATGATGGGTTGTACCCGTCTGCTGCTTACGTCACATATCCCTAGTGGCTGAGGCGTCTCACTCACAGCTGAAGGATACCGTGTATAGGAGGATGTTTTCTGCACAACGTCAGCGCCTTGAGTTTTTCTGGCAGAATCTGATGACAACTCCGTTTGCCAAATGGAAAAGCGGACTAATGCAAAACTGAATATTGTCTTCAAACTTGTATCACGATT
Above is a genomic segment from Lepisosteus oculatus isolate fLepOcu1 chromosome 1, fLepOcu1.hap2, whole genome shotgun sequence containing:
- the xpa gene encoding DNA repair protein complementing XP-A cells, which produces MNMDSVTATSDLAPAVEKQSEDNERSTETPPAPLSAAMRAKIERNRQRALMLRQARIASRPYSSEKGGTCAKISKTIDSGGGFFIEEEEEEQKVEKVVHKPGPVVEFDYLLCEECNKAFMDSYLSNTFDLSVCDNCRDSETKHRLITRTEAKEEFLLKDCDLDKREPVLRYVLKKNPHNTRWGDMKLYLKLQVIQRSLEVWGSQEALDEAKESRKESREKLRQKRFDKKVKELRRAVRSSMWKKDSSVHQHEYGPEEEIEEDTYKKVCTTCGHELTYEKM